The genomic stretch GTTCCTGCAGGGCTTTGAGTGCATGGGGGCCCCCCCGCCTCGTTCCAGTGGAGGTGCTGGGGGCAACATTCCTGTTTGCAGAGAGGGGGAGGTCCCATTGCCACGTGCCGTCCCCCAGGCCGTGGGGCATCCAGCACCTTTTGCATGTGTCGCCTCTAGACCTCACAGACCCTGCTGGGGTCCCAAGTGTTTCCACACCTTGGGACTCCCTGTGGCCTGGGGTGAACGCTGGCATTCGGTGAGCGTGTGccgggccaggccctgggctcagaGCTTAGCCACGCAGTCTgggacccaccccaccccaccccggctcTGCCTTGCAGCCAGTGGGTGCTCACCCCACGATGGGGTTGTGTCCTGTGTTTGCTGCGGGGGCCGGCTTCCTGCTCAGCCGTGGGTGTGGGGTATTTGGTGATTGGtcagaagagggaggcagggcagAGGCCAGGCCGAGGGTCCTGATGGCAGCCCCAGCACATCCCTGCAGAGAGCTGTGTCCGTCTGTCCTTGTGCTCGGAGGAGGCCGGTGTGCTGTGTCCTGCCCATTTTCTGCTCCCTGGACCATGCAGCAGCAGCGCTGGGTACTGGGCATCTGCCCACCCGCCCCACATCTGGCGGCCCGCAGTGCACCGGGCTGGCATCTAGGCCCAGGGTGAGGGGGTGGCAGGAACAGGGTGCATCCTTCCTTCACGGATCCCGGGTCCCCCCACGTAGGGAGCCGCCTCAGCCGTCCCGACCTGAGCGCTCTGTGTTGGATCCCTTTAGTCTCACAGAGCCCTGTGGGGACACAGGGGGACCAGATCCCATGGCTGGCGAAGGGCAGAACTGGGATTGCGAACAGGAGCCTGGCCCCGGCATCTGCTCTGCACCCCTGAACTGCCCGGGGTCCAGGAGGGTCCGGGAGGCCCTGGCGGGTGGTGGCATTGGGGCAGAGGagccagaggaggagagggagggtgcGGGCCTGCGTAGCCACAGCAGCCAGGACAGGGAGACGAGTCACTGGCCAGAGCGGGACAGGCAGTGCTGGTTTGGACAGGAGCCCCGTGTAGGGCAAGGCCAtcgaggggagaggggagggcaggcccGTGGGAGGTTCGCAGAGACCCCAGCAGGAGGCGGTGGTGCTGGGCCAGAAGGAGTCAGacctgctgggggtggggctccAGGGTGAGCACTCAGGCGCCTTTCCGTCGGGTGGTGTGTTGCAGCCTCAGCGCCGCCAGCCTGGCGGGCACAGCCGCCCTCTGTACGGAGCTGCCCTGGGGGCCAGGGCGCTGCCCCAGGTTGGCGAGATGGGGGCGCATGAGAGGCGCCCGCTTGCCCGGGGAGAGTGTGGAGGAGAGGAGCTGCAAGCCCCCAGGATGGCGGGCGGGGGGGCCCCTAGGGGTGCTCCAGAGCGCTCCTCCGAGGAAGGGCGGGCAAGCGGGGCAGGTTTGCTCGGTGGCCAGGTGTGCGCGGCGTCTGTTTTGAGTCCTCTTCCCTCTTGGTCGGGGGGCGCTGAGGAGGCACTGGCTGGGGTTTAACAAGCCAGCATGGGGGGGCCCTGGTCTGTACCTCGCACTGATGACCGTGGTGTAAACAGGCCCACGTGGCAGAGCAGGCTTCCGGCAGGACGTCCGTCAGCCAGCTCGAGAACTCTCCCAAGTTTTAACGATCTGCTTTCGCACGTCGTAGAGAGCATGTTTCCAGCGGCCGACACACGCTGCTCTGTCCTCCCCGAAGGCTGGCCCCCAGGCGGGCCCTGCCACCCAGCCCAACCCGGCTCAATCCCGTGACAGGTGCACATAAACACCTACGGGGTAGCAGCGTGCACGATGCCGCCCGGGTCCAGATTGCGTATGCAGCCCCCAGCGCGTTTTGCGTCCGCAAGTGACATTGGGGCCACCGACTTCCTTCCAAGACGTGGTGGGGTTTTGATATTGGGGGCAGCCCCTTCACCCTTTCCTGCACAACATTCCAAGAGTCGGGGTGTGGTCCTACAGCCCCTCACTCGCTGAGGCTGCAGGCTCCCATCgccttctccctccaccccaccccgttTGGCCGAGGGCCGGCCGTGTCCACGGCCCAGCCACCATCACAAACCAGAGCCCGTTCTCACGGTCACGTTAGAACCTCCATCGGTGGCCTCACTCAGAGGGCCCTGGCTCCGTGTGCCACGCGTGGTTCCACGCACGTCGTGCCGGTCCACATCGTAGCTCTCCACGTGCGGATCATCCCCTAAAGTGTTGCCACGGTCAAGAGCAGCGGGCGGCTGGTGGGCGGTGAGCCGACAGTGGCCCCCACCTGGACGGCCGCCTCCCCGCCTGCCCAGGTGGCACCTGCTGGCATTCTGTCCCGTCACCTgtgcctctccctgccccagcctgaggGCAGCAGTGGGAGAGTGGTTCTCTGACAGGTGAGGGTTGGCCTGACCGGGGGGAGTGCGCCGACGTGGCCTCACATGACCGCACGGCTGTGCTCGGGGACCCAGATGAGGCGGCGGGGCCTGCGGTGACCGGCCGTTCCCTGCCGTCCCTCCTCCCCCGCAGGTGCTGCCTGACTGGGCCCAGACATGGGATGTCGCACCTCGGCGGGGAGCACAGAGGAAGCCAGGGCCTCGCCGAGCTGCTGCCGTGACGGCCAGTGAGCGAGCAGCCGGAGGATGTCCACCACGACGACGGTCGCCCCTGCGGGGATCCCGGCGGTCCCGGGCCCCGTGAACCCGCCCCCGCCGGAGGTCTCCAGCCCCGCCAAGCCCGGCCGCAAGACCAACCAGCTACAGTACATGCAGAACGTGGTGGTGAAGACGCTCTGGAAACACCAGTTCGCTTGGCCCTTCTACCAGCCCGTGGACGCCATCAAGCTGAACCTGCCCGTGAGTGGCCCCCTACCCGCCGGCCCTGCCCCTCCGTGGCCCCGACTCCTGGGAGGACGGCCCCCCTGGCCTTGGCAGAGATGGTGCCTGGAGGCGGCTGGTCCTGCTAAGCCAGGCACAGCTCAGGACCCACAATGACCAAGGAGCAGAGGGGATACTTAGGCGAGTGGGGGAACGGAGGGCGGCTGCCCAGGTGCAGGAAGCGGGGAGAACCCTTGGCCTGTGGGGGGATGAACGGGGAGCCGGCGATGGGGCTCAGGCCTAGAGGCTCACCTGTGTCTTCATCCCGTGCCCGGCACTGTCCTGCGGAATGACACGTGCACACCTGAAACCCTGTGCTCGAGAGGGGTGCGGCCCACTTTCCCAGGGATAGCGCCTCAGCTGCATGCCCGGTGCCGACCTGACCATCTGACGGCTTTCTCTTTTGGACCCGAATAGAGAGCCCCTGAGTCCTGCGAGGGGAAGCCCTGGACTAGCACTTGGCGGCCTGGGTCCTGGGCCAGCTTGGCTTCTGGGCACTGCGGGCCCCCAAGCGAAGTTTGGAATCTGGGGAGGGGTCTCAGCCCCACCTCCAGAGCCTAGAACAGCTCTGggctctgccccagccctgcgGGTCTGTGCGTCCACACAGAACCCTGCTTAGGCCAGGGGCTTGGCAGGGATTATGCTGGCCGAGCGCTCACCCCAGACCTGACGCCCACCTGCCCTCAGGTGAACAGAAACTTGGGTCCAGCCCCAGTACCCAGATCCCTGAGGAGACTGCCCCCTGCACAATCTCTGTGCTTGGGAGTCACGAAAGTCGTCATGAATTTGAATCCAACAGTAACACCCCTGAAAATCTCTTTCTTAGGATTACCATAAGATAATAAAAAACCCAATGGATATGGGGACTATTAAGAAGAGACTGGAGAATAATTATTATTGGAGCGCGAGTGAATGTATGCAGGACTTCAACACCATGTTTACAAATTGTTATATTTATAACAAGGTAAGAAAATGGTGTGGCGTGGGCCCTACACACCCCTGTGAGCTGCCCCTGGCCCGGGGAGGCCTGGGGTGGAGGGCCAGCCTGGGGTTGGCCCGGTGCCCGCCGGGCTGGGCTGGGCGCTTTGCAGCAGCTCTCAGACAGGCCCAGGGTGCATCCCAGCCTCGCGCTCAGCCCTTGTCTGGCCGCGATCCCCTTGTGTGGGTCCCACAGGCTACATGTTTGAGCGGTTGCCTTGTGTGTGGACCGCcccgcccggccccggccccggccccgtcCCCTGCTCCAAGGAGGGAACATTAGAACAGCCTTTTCGGAGGGCGTCGATATATACCAGACGCTTTAAAACGTCCACACGCTTGGACCTGTTTTCCTCCGTGGGATGGGATAAAGGgtggtttttatcctttgtgtTTTTTGAATTCTTCCAAGAGTTTCCGcgttaaaatatattctttttgcctccctcctgccccgccACATCCCTTCACAGcttgctaaataaatgtttttcttgagCAACCACCATGTGTTTGTCTGCTGCAGACAGACGGCTCCTTTCCAGCAGGTAACCTTGCCTCTCCTGTGTCTTCAGCCCACAGATGACATAGTGCTCATGGCCCAAGCCTTAGAGAAAATTTTTCTGCAGAAAGTGGCCCAGATGCCCCAGGAGGAAGTTGAGTTATTACCCCCTGCTCCAAAGGGCAAAGGCCGGAAACCAGCTTCGGGAACCCAGAGTGCAGGTAAAGGGGTGGACGCGCAgtccttctctccacctctggCAGGTGGGCAGGGTGCCGATGACAGCGTATCTTCTGAGGGTCCCTCCGCCCCTCTGGGCTCAGTTTTCCTGACCCAATCTGCAAGGTTGGGTCAGTGATGATCGGAGCTCCGGGAACCGGGCCTCTGCTGTGTGTGGCCTGCAGGCCCGGTGACCTTGCTGCCGCCTGCCTTGGGGCCTCGCTCCGGGCAGGGACCGCGTTCCTGCTGTGTCCCCGCGCTGCTCCTCTCCCACCCGCCTCACCCCCCAGCTCTGAGGACACCTCTTCTGGAAGCCATGCTGTCCCTTTGTCCCCTCCGAGGACTTTGCCTCTTCAGCACACTTTGTGTTCTCTGTGGCCTGTCAGGGAGTGGTGGGGATTAGGGTCAGCACAGGGGGTGACCTTACCTGGCCCGGGCACCTGGAGCAGAGGTGCACCCTGATGGTGAGCTTCCTGGGCAGCCCAGCCCTCCAGAGAGGCCAGGGTGTTTCACACTTACAGACGGGGCTGAGGCTGGTTACCTGTGGAACCCGAGTCAACCCCCTGGCTCTTCCTTACCGGGCTGTGCACCTTGTCCTGGCTCGCTCATTTGGACCATGGAGGCAGCCACGATGAGGGCCAGGGTCTTGGCAGGAGGGGCTCTGCTGGCACCCGGCGGGCCCTGGCTGGAGGGGATGGTCCCGGCAGCGTCCAGAAGCATCGCTGGTAGAGCCGGGTCAGTTCAGCCTCCTTCCCTTTGTCCTCAAGGTACGCAGCAAGTGGCGGCCGTGTCCTCTGTCTCCCCGGCAACCCCCTTCCAGAGCGTCCCCCCCACGGTCTCCCAGACGCCCGTCATTGCTGCCACCCCTGTGCCAACCATCACTGCAAACGTCACGTCGGCCCCTGTCCCCCCGGctgccgccccgccccctcccgcgACGCCCATCATCCCCGTGGTCCCTCCCACGCCGCCCGTTGTCAAGGTGAGCTTCCCCCGGGGGCGTACTGGATGCAGGCAGGTGTGGGGCGGGCGGGCAGGAGGGCCCTCCGCCGCTTTCCCCTGGCACCGACCGCTTGTCGGGCGTTGGGCGTATGTGACTTTGGACgggtcccctcccccaccacgccCGTGAGGTGGGCCGCGGTTCCTGACACCGACAAGGAGCCCGAGGCTCGGAGCggcaggtcacacagctggtgagggcGGCTGCGCTTGAGCCCCAGCTTCGCCGGCCTTTGCAGGGCATGGGCCGAGGTGGGGGGTGCAGAAAGGAGGGGGGTCCCGGCCCTCGCCGCCCGCGCTTGCGCCCGGATTGCCTTGGCGTGGGGAGGGCGGTGGCGGCCTCCGCCTGCTCCTCGCGCCCCCGTGAGTGTGCGCGCACGTCCCTCCCCCGGCTCCCTGCGGGCTTTCCACGGCCGGGCCTGGGCTCGGAGCGGGCGCCCCCCGCGAGATCTGGGGGCCAGCGAGGACGGCTGAGTCTCCTGCTCTGAGCAGGCCCCCGTGCCGGCCACTGATGTGTATCGTCTTCTCCGATTTGACCCTCACAGCGAGCGACCCTCTGGGGCAGGCAGTATttcccccatcttacagatgaggaagcaggcgCTCAGAGGGGTTAAATGGCTCCCCCAAGGTAAAACGCCATCTCCGTCGCTTTCCTCTCCCCCGTGGCCTTCACTGCCTGTACTCGGGCGGCGCCTGGCCCGGCCGCCCCACTCAGCGCCCGGCTGTCTTGGAGCATGTCCTGTCTGCCATGGCCCAATGAGCCCCCGGGCCCCGTGGCACATGCTTGGCCTCCGTGGGCGCCCGTGAAGTGTGTGTGGGTGGCTGGCTCGTGCCCGCCAGCCTGGGGGCAGCGGCTTGGCTGGGGCGGCGACTTTGGTGGCGCTCAGACAGCAGACCCCCGTGAGGCCGgcggcccaggtgcgcctggctCCCAGGGGCTGCTCCGCCCGCCcgagctgaggggaggggagcgcCCCGGGCTGGCCTCGGGGTCACAGCGACCCTGGCCACCCAGGCACGAAACACGCTCTCACGCGCTGGACACACCCACCAAGTGCTCGTTGGTCATTTCCGTGTTTCCTCCCCCGGTGGGAAGTAGCTCTGTGACGTCTGCTGCCCTCAGGGTCAAGTCCAGCCCTGCCCAGGCACTTAGCGCCCCCCGGAGTCCTTGGTCCCCAACCTCTTGCTGCTGCTTGTGTTTCCCGGCTGGGCCgctgcccccgccccaccccccgcaTGCTCCTCCCGCCCCCCTCGTCCCGTGGCTGCCACTGTCCTGGGAGCGCCAGCTTTGAGGCCCGCGTCTGGGGCGCCCCTCTGGCCTTTGACCAGCGGGGGTTCTCTCGTCCCTGCTGTCCCCAAGCCCCAGTCCCACTTGGTGACGGTCCCAGTCACGGTGCCACCTCGGTTGTGCGAGTCCCTGAGCCGCGGCCCAACCCCAGGCGCGGGTGGGCTGCGTGCTGCATCTCACGCCGCTCGGGGTGGTGAGCGCCCACCGTGACGGCGCGGGGCCTGGGGTCTTGGCGGGTGGGCGGGGCTCAGGGATGGCCCGGGGGTAGGTTCGGAGTCCAGCCTCACCAccgccagctgtgtgacctcgggccgGCAACGTGGCCCCTCTGAGCCTCGGTGTCCTGCGTGGCGCGGGGCCCCGGGAGGATGGCCGCGACCATGCATGTCCTTGCTTCGCTCGGTGCCTGGCGGCTGGTCCGCGCTCCAGGGGCGCCACCGCAGCGGTTCTGATCCCGGATCCCGGGGCTCACTGTTGTTTTGCTGTCGCAGAAGAAGGGCGTGAAGCGGAAAGCAGACACTACCACGCCCACGACGTCCGCCATCACCGCCAGCCGCAGCGAGTCACCCCCGCCGCTGTCGGACCCCAAGCAGGCCAAGGTGGTGGCACGGCGGGAGAGCGGGGGCCGCCCCATCAAGCCGCCCAAGAAGGACCTGGAGGACGGCGAGGTGCCCCAGCACGCAGGCAAGAAGGGCCGGCTCTCGGAGCACCTGCGGCACTGCGACAGCATCCTCAAGGAGATGCTGTCCAAGAAGCACGCAGCCTACGCCTGGCCCTTCTACAAGCCGGTGGATGCCGAGGCCCTGGAGCTGCATGACTACCACGACATCATCAAGCACCCGATGGACCTGAGCACCGTCAAGGTAGGTGGGTGGTGAGCCAGCCGGGCCCCCTTCCCCTGTCTGGGCGGCCCCTGGCACCTGCAGGGCGGCCTGATGTCCCGAGGGTCTGTCGTGGTGCTGATGTCTTGTGCCGGCCCGGGGGCAACGCAGCAGGCTTGGGGCATTGCCCGGCTCCTTTGGCCTGCCCTCCAGCGGCAAACGGGGCCTCAGGGCTGGCCCGGGGCCCTGGCGTGGGTCTGGCAGGGTCAGGGAGGAAGGTGTGCTCTGCCCTACGCTCACTGGACCGGCAGCTTCCTCGTCATCTATCCCTCTTGAGCCGGTTTCGTCATCTCGTTCATTTTCATCCCGGCGCGTTTGCAGGTCTTTGTAATGATGTTAGGCAAGGTGGCCCTTTCCCgtggcccagcccctccctggacAGAAGTGGGCGCTGGACGGggtggtggcagagctgagaccgGGAGCCCCGGCCTCCCGATTCCCGCAGCAGGGTCTTCCTGCACTCGCGGCTTCGCCCTTGGCTTTTGTGGGTTTTCCTCCGGGTCAGGTCAGTTGTGTACAAGCAGGGAAGAGCAGGTCTGGGCCAGGCAGAGATGGAGAAGATTCCCTGGCTGGCAGCGGCAGCCTCgagggcaggagacctggggtctTCCCAGAGTGCGTGCAGGAGGGGTTCCTGAGCCCCCATCGGGCTTGGGCCCCAGCACAGCTGCCCTTCCTCGGTCTGGATCGGTCTCTGACGGTCTGAGGAGCGTTCCTGGCCGTTGGACCGTTACCTGGAAAGGTAACCCCACAAAAGGGGCAGGTGGTTTCTTTGCACCGATGGGGTCTGGGCCCTGAGCCGCTGGGCTCAGTCACTCTGCCTCGTGTACCTGGACACTGCCTCGTGTATACCTGTCTGGGGCAGACTCTCTCTCCTTAATGGAAGTCTTTCTCCCCGCCAAGGGCCAGGACAGACCTGGCCATCTAGGGCAGCGGTTCCCGGGGAGCTGGCCGAGTCAGGCGGGCCTGGCTGGGCTGGGTGACCGAGCAGCTTCCTCACCTTCTCTGATCTTCGTCCTAACTGCGAGGGCAGGGCTCCGGTCTTCTCGGACTCGCTCAGTGCTGTAGTGGCCCTGCTCctcctgggagcccaggagtGTCAGCTACTTTTctttgactgatttttttcttttaatttgtgtaAGATGGGAACAGAGGGTGAAAAATCCAAGCAAAGCAGAGGTGGGTGGAGAGAAGACCTAATCTCTGGTATCGTTGCCACCCTTTCCAGAGATATTTCCAGCTAATGGTTTGGTTACATCTTTCTGGATTAGCTCCTGGCTCAGGCTGGCTCTTTCCAAGCAGGTTTTGACTATGGGGCAGTGGTACTTGGGCTCCCAGATGTACCAGGAAAGTGGCCGGCTGTCAAATTAGGGCCGGAGTCTGAGAATCTTGCAGAAGTTGAGAGGGTCTCGGGTGCCCATATCTCCTTCCTGGCTGAGCTACCCCAGACTGGGGAGGCTGTGCAGAGGGCTGGAGCCAGGCAGCCCCAGTGCTGTGGGAAGCTCTCCGGGGGCGGGCAGAGGAGGACGGTGTGTCCTAGGCTGTAGAGGCTGCAGGTCCTGGAGTCTGACCACCACCAACCCCTCCGTCGAGGCCAGGACTTTGTTAGTCTAGGTGCCGGCGAGGTAGGTGGTTAGATTCCAGCCCACAATGTCCCACTGCAGCAGAGCACGGCCCCCAGGATGAGCGGGCACCTGTCATACCCCCGACCCGCGGTCCCTGACTGACGAGCTCATATCTGTGTGAACCCATCAGGCGTGGGGAGCTCTCTCCCTCGAGAGCCGTTGCCCCGTCTGCCCCGATCTTAGCTGCCACACTGTGTCCCTGGCTGGCTGCACTTCTGTCCCCACCTGCAGAGCCAGTCATCCCGTGCTCCCGGCGGGGCAGTGGGACGACCTGGTGCTCTGTGAAGCAGGCTAGCTAACAGGACCTGGATTCTCAGGGGAGAAAATTAAACGTCTCATTCTGAGAACTGAGTAGCCCCCTAAACTGGTAGAGAGCGGCTTTTCGCCAGAAGCGGCTTGCTCCCCACCGGAGCTCCTGCCAACAGGGGTGTCGGCATGTGAAAAGTTAGCCAAAACGTAGAGCTGGGGACTTTGGTTGCGGGAGCTGGAACTTTGGGGAacacctttttctttctccctgagtGTCAGCCTCTCTGTGGGGTCCTGGGCCCTCCCCTCCAAGCCCTCGGGGCCACCCTTCCACCTTCTCCCTGGGCTCCCAGACGAGGTCTCAGGCTGGCGGTGGACGTGCGGAGGGTCCCAAGGCACAGCGGTGCCCTCACGCCCCGTGGCTTGTGTGTTACAGAAGAAGATGGACAGCCGTGAGTACCCAGACGCACAGGGCTTTGCAGCCGACATCCGGTTGATGTTCTCCAACTGCTACAAGTACAATCCCCCCGACCACGAGGTGGTGGCCATGGCCAGGAAGCTGCAGGTAACGCCAGGTGCTCTGTGTGGGGAGGGCACAGGTGGGATCAGCCGCTCAGGGCAGGCACCCGGGAAAGACATGGGTGTCTGGGAGGGCATGTCTcccgggggaggggcggggttgAGGGGCGGGGTGTCTGGGGACCTCGTCCACGGGCATGTTTCCCCTGAGCGGCGGCCGAGTGGCGGCCAGGCCCCGAGCCTGCTCCCCAGGGACGTGGTGGCCAAGAGGCCAGTTtctgcctcctgggagctgcaggCTCAGGTGGGCAGCGGCAAGCAGGTGGGGGCCAGCGGGTATTCTAGCCAGGGTGGAGACGGAGAGAAGGCAGACGCCTGCTGCCCTGCACTTCACCGCGTGCCGGGGGCCCCTCGTCAGGAACCTGCTGGTGCGGCCCGTGGGCGCCGTAGCGGGGGACGGCTGTTTGTGTCGCCTGTTGCT from Phocoena phocoena chromosome 6, mPhoPho1.1, whole genome shotgun sequence encodes the following:
- the BRD3 gene encoding bromodomain-containing protein 3; amino-acid sequence: MSTTTTVAPAGIPAVPGPVNPPPPEVSSPAKPGRKTNQLQYMQNVVVKTLWKHQFAWPFYQPVDAIKLNLPDYHKIIKNPMDMGTIKKRLENNYYWSASECMQDFNTMFTNCYIYNKPTDDIVLMAQALEKIFLQKVAQMPQEEVELLPPAPKGKGRKPASGTQSAGTQQVAAVSSVSPATPFQSVPPTVSQTPVIAATPVPTITANVTSAPVPPAAAPPPPATPIIPVVPPTPPVVKKKGVKRKADTTTPTTSAITASRSESPPPLSDPKQAKVVARRESGGRPIKPPKKDLEDGEVPQHAGKKGRLSEHLRHCDSILKEMLSKKHAAYAWPFYKPVDAEALELHDYHDIIKHPMDLSTVKKKMDSREYPDAQGFAADIRLMFSNCYKYNPPDHEVVAMARKLQDVFEMRFAKMPDEPVEAPTLPVPAAPVVSKGVESSRSSEESSTDSGSSDSEEERATRLAELQEQLKAVHEQLAALSQAPVNKPKRKKEKKEKKKKDKDKERHKAKSEEDKKAKAAPPAKQAQQKKAPAKKANSATVAGRQPKKGGKQASASYDSEEEEEGLPMSYDEKRQLSLDINRLPGEKLGRVVHIIQSREPSLRDSNPDEIEIDFETLKPTTLRELERYVKSCLQKKQRKPFSTSGKKQAAKSKEELAQEKKKELERRLQDVSGQLGNSKKPAKREKSGSAPSGGPSRLSSSSSSESGSSSSSGSSSDSSDSE